The proteins below come from a single Streptomyces tubercidicus genomic window:
- the dacB gene encoding D-alanyl-D-alanine carboxypeptidase/D-alanyl-D-alanine-endopeptidase — protein MTPSVTPRPARRRRAVVLGVLLSVGVVITGLVQAAPSAAPRELDPRIAAIMRKPDYRHAQWGLFQQNPRTGRVSYSRFADQFFLPGSVAKLFSVSGTWHTLGGDHRFVTPVYAVGRRRNATLKGNLDLVAQGDLTLGGRTRRDGTVAFTSIDHTYANDVPGATLTPEDPLAGIDQLARQVRRAGIRRVDGDVVIDARLFHRDPALDPVPTPLIINDNVIDLLTSPGAKAGTPAGLDWRPKVAPYHVTSSVRTVAAGTPSDINVSSSPDGTRIQLSGTIAAGSAPVLRVSAIKDPNAFGRTALIEALKRAGVQVRANPVGPNPARQLPRTYQGAPTVARYTSPTYAQYAKLILKVSHNLGANLGMCLMATRTGSNRCEDGFPVLARFLERAQVDRKAVQLADGRGGNPADRTTPRALAQILTYWQRTPEAARFRTALPILGVDGTLATSCRACPSRGKVFAKTGTAAGGDLLNDRLAVGAETTAGYLETRKGHYDVFFAGVNGAATPTADITGVLTIADDVADVAAYLQQQAAGRHH, from the coding sequence ATGACCCCCTCCGTCACACCGCGGCCGGCCCGGCGGCGCAGAGCCGTCGTCCTGGGCGTGCTGCTGTCCGTCGGCGTCGTCATCACCGGCCTCGTCCAGGCGGCGCCGTCCGCCGCGCCGCGCGAGCTGGATCCGCGGATCGCCGCGATCATGCGGAAGCCGGACTACCGCCATGCCCAGTGGGGGCTGTTCCAGCAGAACCCGCGGACCGGCAGGGTGTCCTACTCCCGCTTCGCGGACCAGTTCTTCCTCCCCGGTTCGGTGGCCAAACTGTTCAGCGTCAGCGGGACCTGGCACACCCTGGGCGGCGACCACCGTTTCGTCACGCCGGTGTACGCCGTCGGAAGGCGCCGGAACGCGACGCTCAAGGGCAACCTGGACCTGGTCGCGCAGGGCGATCTGACCCTCGGCGGCAGAACGCGCAGGGACGGGACGGTCGCGTTCACGTCCATCGACCACACCTACGCCAACGATGTCCCGGGAGCCACCCTCACCCCCGAGGACCCGCTGGCCGGCATCGACCAGCTGGCCCGGCAGGTACGTCGGGCGGGAATCCGCCGGGTCGACGGCGATGTGGTCATCGACGCGCGCCTGTTCCACCGGGATCCCGCCCTCGATCCGGTCCCCACCCCGCTGATCATCAATGACAACGTCATCGATCTGCTCACCTCCCCCGGCGCCAAGGCAGGCACCCCCGCCGGGCTGGACTGGCGCCCGAAGGTCGCGCCCTACCACGTCACCTCCTCCGTCCGCACGGTCGCGGCGGGCACACCGTCCGACATCAACGTCAGCAGTTCCCCCGACGGCACCCGCATCCAGCTGTCCGGCACCATCGCCGCCGGCTCGGCCCCGGTCCTCCGGGTGTCCGCCATCAAAGACCCGAACGCCTTCGGCCGCACCGCCCTGATCGAGGCACTGAAGCGGGCCGGCGTCCAGGTCCGCGCGAACCCCGTCGGCCCCAACCCCGCCCGCCAGCTGCCGCGCACCTACCAGGGCGCCCCCACCGTGGCCCGCTACACCTCCCCCACGTATGCCCAGTACGCCAAGCTCATCCTCAAGGTGAGCCACAATCTCGGGGCGAACCTGGGGATGTGCCTGATGGCGACCCGTACGGGAAGCAACCGGTGCGAGGACGGGTTCCCCGTATTGGCCAGGTTCCTGGAGCGCGCCCAGGTGGACCGCAAGGCCGTACAACTCGCCGACGGCCGCGGCGGCAACCCGGCCGACCGCACCACCCCACGCGCCCTGGCACAGATCCTGACGTACTGGCAGCGCACCCCCGAGGCGGCGCGCTTTCGCACCGCACTACCGATCCTGGGCGTCGACGGAACCCTGGCGACCTCCTGCCGCGCCTGCCCCTCACGCGGCAAGGTCTTCGCCAAGACCGGCACCGCGGCCGGCGGCGACCTCCTCAACGACCGACTGGCCGTAGGCGCCGAAACCACGGCCGGCTACCTGGAGACTCGCAAAGGCCACTACGACGTCTTCTTCGCCGGAGTGAACGGCGCCGCCACCCCCACCGCCGACATCACCGGCGTCCTGACCATCGCCGACGATGTGGCCGACGTCGCCGCCTACCTCCAACAACAGGCCGCCGGCCGGCACCACTGA
- a CDS encoding ornithine cyclodeaminase family protein yields MLVLGRSQVEALLDMDALIDALASAMADLSAGRAAAPDRVAVTVPERDAFLAAMPGYVPSSGALTSKLVSVFPQNGGTPVPTHQALIAVFDPETGAPTALLDGTAITAARTAAGSALSARLLAREEASVLAVLGTGAQARSHAEAMCRVRPIRQIRVAGRDRTKAAALADELSAALQVPAEAAATYAEALDGADIAAAATHSVEPVIRRSWLTPGVHVTSVGFNPEGREIDDATVAEALVCVESRQAALAPFPAGSNDLLQPLRDGIITDAHVHTELGELLTGSKPGRSSDQQITLYKSVGVAVQDAAAAALVVAAARERSVGAEIALE; encoded by the coding sequence ATGCTGGTGCTGGGGCGTTCGCAGGTCGAGGCGTTGCTCGATATGGATGCGCTGATCGATGCGCTGGCGTCGGCGATGGCGGATCTCAGTGCGGGCCGTGCGGCGGCCCCGGACCGCGTCGCCGTGACCGTGCCGGAACGGGACGCCTTCCTGGCGGCCATGCCGGGCTACGTTCCGTCGTCCGGGGCGCTCACCAGCAAGCTCGTCTCCGTCTTCCCGCAGAACGGCGGCACCCCCGTGCCGACCCACCAGGCACTGATCGCCGTCTTCGATCCGGAGACCGGAGCACCCACCGCGTTGTTGGACGGTACGGCGATCACCGCGGCGCGGACCGCCGCCGGCTCGGCGCTCTCCGCGCGCCTGCTGGCCCGTGAGGAAGCCTCGGTGCTGGCCGTTCTGGGCACCGGAGCACAGGCCCGGTCGCACGCGGAAGCGATGTGCCGGGTGCGCCCGATCCGGCAGATCCGCGTGGCCGGCCGCGACCGGACGAAGGCGGCCGCCCTGGCAGACGAGCTGTCCGCCGCGCTCCAGGTACCCGCCGAGGCCGCCGCCACCTACGCCGAGGCCCTCGACGGGGCCGATATCGCCGCCGCGGCCACCCACTCCGTCGAGCCCGTGATCCGCCGCTCCTGGCTGACACCGGGAGTGCATGTGACCTCGGTGGGCTTCAACCCGGAGGGCCGGGAGATCGACGACGCCACGGTCGCCGAAGCGCTGGTGTGCGTCGAGTCGCGGCAGGCCGCTCTGGCCCCTTTCCCCGCGGGCAGCAACGATCTGCTGCAGCCTCTCCGCGACGGCATCATCACGGACGCCCATGTGCACACCGAGCTGGGCGAACTCCTCACCGGCAGCAAACCGGGCCGCTCCTCGGACCAGCAGATCACCCTCTACAAATCCGTCGGGGTGGCGGTACAGGACGCCGCGGCCGCGGCCCTGGTCGTCGCGGCCGCCCGCGAGCGGTCGGTCGGGGCGGAGATCGCGTTGGAGTGA
- a CDS encoding WhiB family transcriptional regulator translates to MDWRHDAVCREADPELFFPVGNTGPALLQIEEAKAVCRRCPVMGQCLQWALETRQDTGVWGGMSEDERRAMRRRAARHRARLASA, encoded by the coding sequence ATGGACTGGCGTCACGACGCGGTATGCCGTGAAGCAGACCCGGAACTCTTCTTTCCGGTCGGCAACACCGGCCCCGCGCTGCTGCAGATCGAGGAGGCCAAGGCCGTCTGCCGCCGCTGCCCGGTGATGGGGCAGTGTCTCCAGTGGGCGCTCGAAACCCGGCAGGACACGGGCGTCTGGGGCGGTATGAGCGAGGACGAGCGGCGTGCCATGCGGCGCCGGGCCGCTCGGCACCGGGCCCGCCTTGCCTCCGCCTAG
- a CDS encoding RrF2 family transcriptional regulator codes for MRLTKSTDIALRIAMRLAVLGDAGDAPTTREVASAVQVPYTHAAKVVSKLQHLGAVEARRGRGGGLALTTAGRTGSLGRLVRELEGADDVVGCEDDPPCPLHGGCRLRGALRAAQEAFYASLDPLSVADLIEAPTGPLLLSLTSAPTTPPTG; via the coding sequence GTGCGACTGACCAAAAGCACCGACATCGCCCTCCGTATCGCCATGCGCCTGGCGGTGCTCGGGGATGCGGGCGACGCGCCCACCACCCGGGAGGTGGCGAGTGCCGTGCAGGTGCCGTACACCCATGCCGCCAAGGTGGTGAGCAAGCTTCAGCATCTCGGGGCCGTCGAAGCGCGGCGCGGGCGTGGTGGCGGGCTGGCCCTCACGACTGCGGGGCGCACGGGGTCGCTCGGGCGGCTGGTGCGTGAGCTGGAGGGGGCCGATGATGTCGTCGGGTGCGAGGATGATCCGCCGTGTCCGCTGCATGGCGGCTGCCGGCTGCGCGGTGCGCTGCGGGCGGCACAGGAAGCGTTCTACGCCTCGCTCGATCCACTCTCCGTTGCCGATCTGATCGAAGCGCCGACCGGACCGCTGCTGCTGAGTCTGACGTCGGCGCCAACCACGCCACCTACGGGCTGA
- a CDS encoding serine hydrolase domain-containing protein → MLNGLSEYCTEVLAEHGCPSASVAVADHGRVVLAAAYGTADLATGHPATPDTVYALASITKPMTATAVCHAADDGLLDLDAPVPLPGADRRPAPTVRQLLQHRGGLGPYYDWDYGDGERVHDPDRYALPTRPPGTAFGYANLGYRLLGRLLEQATGQDLGAAVRTRVFEPLGLTACHLGRVHPGPASSARRYTPDGRAYPDYDCSHPGATLGWAPAGELALFAQSYDRLLKPETATAVRHALPVNEHLGYGLGWCLSSGDGPLVQSHGGGGPGVATMAVALPERMLSVAVLTNSTNKAARDAILQYVLGELAPDWTAASITPVTADPPRRMTLPEGDWTGHISAPEREVPLALRVLPDGQVALRLDGVPATAPASASVAWDLRASFPLQLPTADARINSPELGLMLRLAGGALTGEAHAYKNGDAEGRLGNFLSHPCTLNRA, encoded by the coding sequence ATGCTGAACGGGCTGAGCGAGTACTGCACCGAGGTGCTGGCGGAGCACGGCTGCCCGTCCGCCTCCGTCGCCGTGGCCGACCACGGCCGGGTGGTGCTCGCCGCGGCCTACGGGACGGCCGATCTCGCCACCGGCCACCCGGCCACGCCGGACACGGTGTACGCGCTGGCATCCATCACCAAGCCGATGACCGCAACCGCCGTCTGCCACGCGGCCGACGACGGCCTCCTGGACCTGGACGCCCCGGTACCGCTCCCGGGGGCCGACCGCCGGCCGGCCCCCACCGTGCGCCAACTGCTCCAGCACCGCGGCGGGTTGGGCCCGTACTACGACTGGGACTACGGCGACGGCGAGCGGGTGCACGACCCGGACCGCTATGCCCTGCCCACTCGCCCGCCGGGGACCGCCTTCGGCTACGCCAACCTCGGCTACCGCCTCCTCGGCCGTCTGCTGGAGCAGGCCACCGGCCAGGACCTGGGCGCCGCGGTCCGTACCCGGGTCTTCGAGCCGCTCGGACTCACCGCCTGCCATCTCGGACGGGTCCACCCGGGCCCGGCATCGTCGGCGCGGCGGTACACGCCCGACGGCCGTGCCTACCCCGATTACGACTGCAGCCACCCGGGCGCCACCCTCGGCTGGGCCCCGGCCGGTGAGCTGGCGCTGTTCGCCCAGTCGTACGACCGCCTGCTCAAGCCGGAGACCGCGACGGCCGTACGGCACGCGCTGCCGGTCAACGAGCATCTGGGGTACGGGCTCGGCTGGTGCCTGTCCTCCGGCGACGGCCCGCTGGTGCAGAGCCACGGCGGCGGCGGTCCCGGCGTGGCCACGATGGCCGTCGCGCTGCCGGAGCGGATGCTCTCCGTCGCGGTGCTCACCAACTCCACCAACAAGGCGGCCCGCGACGCAATCCTCCAGTACGTACTGGGCGAACTGGCCCCGGACTGGACGGCGGCGTCCATCACCCCCGTGACCGCCGATCCACCCCGCCGGATGACCCTGCCGGAGGGCGACTGGACGGGCCACATCAGCGCACCCGAACGGGAGGTGCCGCTCGCCCTCCGGGTGCTGCCGGACGGTCAGGTCGCACTACGGCTGGACGGCGTGCCCGCCACCGCCCCCGCGAGCGCCTCGGTGGCCTGGGACCTGCGCGCCTCCTTCCCGCTCCAGCTCCCGACCGCCGACGCCCGGATCAACAGCCCGGAACTGGGCCTCATGCTACGGCTCGCCGGGGGCGCGCTGACCGGTGAGGCCCACGCCTACAAGAACGGCGACGCCGAGGGCAGGCTCGGAAACTTCCTGAGCCACCCCTGCACCCTGAACCGGGCCTGA
- a CDS encoding GNAT family N-acetyltransferase gives MTANLNLPSASPAVVRLTRFTKTELSEIVGDGEDPFGVAWAGLTWRAKEEHFGVRRDGRLVAHTGLVTVPLAVGSVETRAVGVGGVVVAPGLRGQGLARIVMTAALEHARTKGPRYGLLFCMPHLLPLYQRLGWQELHEEVEVEQPADTTAVMPLRSMWTPLREGARWPVGPVRLRSLPM, from the coding sequence ATGACAGCGAATCTGAACCTGCCTTCCGCTTCGCCTGCCGTGGTCCGGCTGACGCGGTTCACAAAGACGGAACTGAGCGAAATCGTCGGGGACGGTGAGGACCCCTTCGGAGTCGCCTGGGCCGGGCTGACCTGGAGGGCCAAAGAGGAGCACTTCGGCGTCAGACGGGACGGCCGGCTCGTGGCGCACACCGGCCTGGTGACGGTTCCCCTGGCGGTCGGCTCCGTGGAGACCCGGGCGGTCGGCGTAGGCGGCGTGGTTGTCGCACCCGGCCTGCGCGGACAGGGACTTGCGCGGATCGTCATGACCGCCGCCCTGGAGCACGCCCGCACGAAGGGACCGCGGTACGGACTCCTCTTCTGCATGCCGCATCTCCTCCCCCTGTACCAGCGGCTCGGCTGGCAGGAGCTCCATGAGGAGGTGGAGGTCGAGCAGCCCGCGGACACCACCGCGGTGATGCCACTGCGGAGCATGTGGACGCCATTGCGGGAGGGGGCGCGGTGGCCGGTGGGACCGGTGCGGCTGCGGTCACTGCCCATGTGA
- a CDS encoding xanthine dehydrogenase family protein molybdopterin-binding subunit, whose protein sequence is MTTGATLEAIGRPVDRVDGPAKVTGHGRYSAEITLPNTAYATLVGARTASGRITGIRTEAAERADGVLAVLTHQNLPKIPGTPHLLPSLAGHAAPGESFFPLQDDVVHYFGQPVAVVIADTLERAQFAARQLHVDYERRPSVTTLDEGRDLAYEPEAIFAGFIPARSVRGDVEAGFRAATHRLDATFHFAANHHNPIEPSATTAVWDGDRLTLYDATQGIVATQNTVAALLGIPPSKVRVRAAFVGGGFGCKAMIWPHVTLAALAAREVGRPVKLALTREQMFTSCGHREEQEQRIELGATDDGRLTALRHHKLSLTSPFDEWAEPSLGMASQTYACPHYEGVYRLIRGNTMTPTFTRGPGETTGMFALECLMDELAHRLGVDPVQLRLRNHAEADPNTGHPWSSDGAQECYRRGAARFEWQSRNPEPRSERDGNRLIGKGMATAGYPVYFPMQPQRARARLYADGTAVVQAGTEEFGTGTATAMTQVAADGLGIALRNVRFEYGDTDLPNVAAAVGSAGAGMISAAVYTAATTLRDQMIEQAVADPGSPLHQADPTTVVVREGRMQLRDRPDTGETYRALMERHFMTDVDALGSWTPPQQNLPYGLATFGAQFAEVAVDSDLGTVRVRRLVGAFAPGRVLNAKTARSQAMGGMLWGLGQALLEGTVVDTRDGRWANAGLGEYQVPVNADAPDVVVEFVEVPDTVVNPLGVKGLGEVGMVGAAAAIANAVFHATGYRARELPIRIEHLL, encoded by the coding sequence ATGACCACGGGCGCCACCCTCGAAGCCATCGGCCGGCCCGTCGACCGCGTCGACGGACCCGCCAAAGTCACCGGACACGGCCGCTACTCCGCCGAGATCACCCTGCCCAACACCGCGTACGCCACCCTGGTCGGCGCCCGCACGGCCAGCGGCCGGATCACCGGGATCCGCACGGAGGCCGCGGAGCGCGCCGACGGAGTGCTGGCCGTGCTGACCCACCAGAACCTGCCGAAGATCCCCGGCACGCCCCATCTGCTGCCGTCCCTCGCCGGTCACGCCGCGCCGGGGGAGAGCTTCTTCCCGCTGCAGGACGACGTCGTCCACTACTTCGGCCAGCCCGTCGCCGTAGTGATCGCGGACACCCTCGAACGCGCCCAGTTCGCGGCCCGGCAGCTCCATGTCGACTACGAGCGGCGCCCCTCCGTCACCACCCTGGACGAGGGCAGAGACCTGGCCTACGAACCCGAGGCGATCTTCGCCGGGTTCATCCCCGCCCGCAGCGTCCGCGGTGATGTCGAGGCCGGCTTCCGGGCCGCGACCCACCGCCTCGACGCCACCTTCCATTTCGCGGCCAATCACCACAACCCCATCGAGCCGTCGGCCACCACAGCCGTCTGGGACGGCGACCGGCTCACCCTCTACGACGCGACCCAGGGCATCGTGGCGACCCAGAACACCGTGGCGGCACTGCTGGGCATCCCGCCGTCGAAGGTGCGGGTCCGGGCAGCGTTCGTCGGCGGGGGCTTCGGCTGCAAGGCCATGATCTGGCCGCATGTCACCCTGGCGGCCCTGGCCGCACGGGAGGTCGGCCGGCCGGTCAAACTGGCGCTCACCCGGGAGCAGATGTTCACCTCCTGCGGCCACCGCGAGGAGCAGGAACAGCGCATCGAGCTCGGCGCGACCGACGACGGCCGGCTCACCGCACTGCGCCACCACAAGCTCTCGCTGACCTCGCCGTTCGACGAATGGGCCGAGCCCTCGCTCGGCATGGCCTCGCAGACCTACGCCTGCCCCCACTACGAGGGCGTCTACCGGCTGATCCGCGGCAACACCATGACCCCCACCTTCACCCGCGGCCCCGGCGAGACCACGGGCATGTTCGCCCTGGAATGCCTGATGGACGAGCTCGCCCACCGCCTCGGCGTCGACCCGGTGCAGTTGCGGCTGCGCAACCACGCCGAGGCCGACCCGAACACCGGCCACCCCTGGTCGAGCGACGGCGCGCAGGAGTGCTACCGCCGCGGCGCGGCCCGCTTCGAGTGGCAGTCGCGCAACCCCGAACCCCGCTCCGAGCGGGACGGCAACCGGCTCATCGGCAAAGGGATGGCCACCGCCGGCTACCCCGTGTACTTCCCGATGCAGCCGCAGCGTGCCCGTGCCCGGCTTTACGCCGACGGCACCGCGGTGGTGCAGGCCGGCACCGAGGAGTTCGGCACCGGAACGGCTACCGCCATGACCCAGGTCGCCGCCGACGGTCTGGGCATCGCCCTGCGCAACGTCCGGTTCGAGTACGGCGACACCGACTTGCCGAATGTCGCGGCCGCGGTCGGCTCGGCCGGCGCCGGAATGATCAGCGCTGCGGTGTACACCGCCGCCACCACACTCCGCGACCAGATGATCGAGCAGGCCGTCGCCGACCCCGGCTCCCCGCTGCACCAGGCCGACCCCACCACCGTCGTCGTCCGCGAGGGACGGATGCAGCTCCGGGACCGGCCCGACACCGGCGAGACCTACCGCGCCCTGATGGAGCGTCACTTCATGACCGACGTGGACGCGCTGGGCAGTTGGACCCCGCCACAGCAGAACCTCCCTTACGGGCTCGCCACCTTCGGCGCCCAGTTCGCCGAGGTCGCCGTCGACTCGGACCTCGGTACGGTCCGGGTGCGCCGCCTGGTCGGTGCCTTCGCCCCCGGCCGGGTCCTCAACGCCAAGACGGCCCGCAGCCAGGCCATGGGCGGCATGCTCTGGGGTCTCGGCCAGGCGCTCCTGGAAGGCACCGTGGTCGACACCCGTGACGGCCGCTGGGCGAACGCTGGCCTCGGCGAGTACCAGGTGCCGGTCAACGCCGACGCCCCCGACGTCGTCGTCGAGTTCGTGGAGGTACCGGACACCGTCGTCAACCCGCTCGGCGTCAAGGGCCTCGGCGAAGTCGGCATGGTCGGTGCGGCGGCGGCCATCGCCAACGCCGTCTTCCACGCGACCGGATACCGCGCACGAGAACTGCCGATCAGAATCGAGCACTTGCTGTAG
- a CDS encoding globin domain-containing protein: MLSPKSAETVRATLPAVSGAIGEITTRFYERLFAAHPELLRDLFNRGNQANGSQRQALAGSIAAFARHLLEHPDSRPDGMLGRIAHKHASLGVREDQYPIVREHLFAALAEVLGEAVTDDVLRAWNEVYWLMAHALIAAEKRLLREAGMRDGAVWRPYRVAGRVEETDEVATFLLRPADGEPAPVSRPGQYVSVQVQLPDGARQIRQYSLSGQLDGGVQISVKRVAAGDRPDAPAGEVSGYLHAHVHGGETLYVSPPFGDVVLSDDGDGPLLFASAGIGCTPMIGMLSHLAATGSRRRIITAHADRSPATHPFRTDLRRLTGKLADATAEVWYEEGGAGRETEGAVTSVTVRSGLMDLTQLAVPVGTTAYLCGPMPFMKAVRAQLLDSGVPSAAIHYEVFGPDLGLL; the protein is encoded by the coding sequence ATGCTGTCGCCGAAGTCCGCCGAGACCGTACGTGCCACCCTCCCCGCCGTGAGCGGAGCCATCGGCGAGATCACTACGCGCTTCTACGAGAGGCTCTTCGCCGCTCATCCCGAGCTGCTGCGCGATCTCTTCAACCGGGGCAACCAGGCCAACGGCAGTCAGCGGCAGGCCCTCGCCGGGTCCATCGCCGCCTTCGCACGCCATCTCCTGGAGCACCCGGACAGTCGACCGGACGGCATGCTCGGGCGGATCGCGCACAAGCACGCCTCCCTCGGGGTGCGGGAGGACCAGTACCCGATCGTGCGGGAGCACCTCTTCGCGGCCCTTGCCGAGGTGTTGGGCGAGGCGGTCACCGACGACGTGCTGCGGGCCTGGAACGAGGTGTACTGGCTGATGGCCCATGCCCTGATCGCGGCCGAGAAGCGGCTCCTGAGGGAGGCGGGCATGCGGGACGGCGCGGTGTGGCGTCCGTATCGGGTGGCCGGCCGAGTCGAGGAGACCGACGAGGTGGCGACCTTCCTTCTGCGGCCGGCCGATGGCGAGCCCGCCCCGGTGTCCCGGCCCGGCCAGTACGTGTCCGTACAGGTCCAACTCCCGGATGGCGCACGGCAGATACGTCAGTACAGCCTGTCCGGGCAGCTGGACGGCGGGGTGCAGATCTCCGTGAAGCGGGTGGCGGCAGGCGACCGGCCCGACGCTCCTGCGGGCGAGGTGTCCGGGTATCTGCACGCACATGTGCACGGCGGGGAGACCCTGTATGTGAGCCCGCCGTTCGGCGATGTGGTGCTGTCCGACGACGGCGACGGGCCGCTGCTCTTCGCCTCGGCGGGCATCGGCTGCACCCCGATGATCGGCATGCTCTCGCACTTGGCCGCCACCGGCTCCCGCCGCCGGATCATCACCGCGCACGCCGACCGCTCGCCCGCCACTCACCCGTTCCGTACGGATCTCCGCCGCCTCACCGGCAAGCTCGCCGACGCGACGGCGGAGGTCTGGTACGAGGAGGGAGGCGCGGGGCGGGAGACCGAGGGTGCGGTGACCTCGGTGACCGTGCGCTCCGGGCTGATGGATCTGACGCAGCTCGCCGTTCCGGTCGGCACCACCGCGTATCTGTGCGGGCCGATGCCGTTCATGAAGGCCGTACGGGCCCAACTGCTCGACTCCGGCGTGCCGTCCGCAGCGATTCACTATGAGGTGTTCGGCCCGGACCTGGGGCTGCTGTAG
- a CDS encoding NADPH-dependent FMN reductase: MPTDAHPGPLRVLVLGASTRTGSTNARLAALVGHILTAAGATVDLAAMREFDMPLYDGDMEEAQGLPGGALALRDRLERCEAFVLSSPEYNASLPGVVKNAIDWVSRVRPQPFKTKHALLVSASPSLVGGNRGLWALRVPLEHLGTRVYPDMFSLAEAHQGFAEDGQLADPALQLRLEETVLAFLRLVEADARYVCLQRRWYEFPGDRTGAPVTQRAEC; encoded by the coding sequence ATGCCCACGGACGCACACCCCGGCCCGCTGCGGGTACTCGTTCTCGGCGCCTCGACGCGGACCGGATCGACCAACGCCCGCCTGGCCGCCCTCGTGGGCCACATCCTGACCGCCGCCGGCGCCACCGTGGATCTCGCCGCGATGCGGGAATTCGACATGCCGCTGTACGACGGCGATATGGAGGAGGCGCAAGGACTCCCGGGCGGTGCGCTGGCGCTCCGTGACCGGCTCGAACGCTGCGAGGCTTTTGTACTCTCCTCACCCGAGTACAACGCCTCCCTGCCGGGCGTGGTGAAGAACGCGATCGACTGGGTCTCCCGGGTCCGGCCGCAGCCGTTCAAGACCAAGCACGCACTGCTGGTCTCCGCCTCCCCGTCCCTGGTCGGCGGCAACCGCGGACTGTGGGCGCTGCGGGTTCCGCTGGAGCATCTCGGCACCCGCGTCTACCCGGACATGTTCAGCCTCGCCGAGGCCCACCAGGGCTTCGCCGAGGACGGGCAGCTGGCCGACCCGGCGCTACAGCTGCGCCTGGAGGAGACCGTGCTGGCCTTCCTCCGCCTCGTCGAGGCCGATGCGCGCTATGTCTGTCTGCAGCGCCGGTGGTACGAGTTCCCGGGGGACCGCACCGGGGCGCCCGTCACACAGCGGGCGGAGTGCTGA
- a CDS encoding OsmC family protein: protein MTETETHTYDVVIEWTGNLGSGTDSYRSFSRAHEVLATGKPPIAASSDPAFRGDPAGWNPEELLVASVAQCHMLWYLHLCAVGGVTVVDYEDRAHGVMTMDATGGGGQITEVILRPEVTVADASMTDRARALHNEVHSVCFIARSVNFPIRHEPLIRVE from the coding sequence ATGACTGAGACTGAGACGCACACCTACGACGTGGTGATCGAGTGGACCGGCAACCTCGGCTCAGGAACGGACAGTTACCGCTCCTTCAGCCGTGCCCATGAAGTCCTGGCGACCGGAAAGCCCCCCATCGCCGCCTCCTCCGACCCGGCCTTTCGCGGCGACCCGGCCGGCTGGAACCCCGAGGAACTGCTGGTGGCCTCCGTCGCCCAGTGCCACATGCTCTGGTACCTCCATCTGTGCGCGGTCGGCGGGGTAACCGTTGTCGACTACGAAGACCGGGCGCACGGAGTCATGACCATGGACGCGACCGGCGGCGGAGGCCAGATAACCGAGGTCATACTTCGTCCCGAGGTGACCGTCGCCGACGCATCGATGACGGACCGGGCCCGCGCCCTGCACAACGAAGTCCACTCGGTGTGCTTCATCGCTCGCTCGGTGAACTTCCCCATCCGTCATGAGCCCCTGATCCGCGTCGAGTAG